Below is a window of Neodiprion virginianus isolate iyNeoVirg1 chromosome 4, iyNeoVirg1.1, whole genome shotgun sequence DNA.
AAAACCATCGGAtatctaaaaattttctcccttCACGCAGATACTTACCCAAGAAGATTGGAACGTAGTGTTGTTCAACGGAATGCAGAAAACCTCTCACTGGGCAGCATTGTACTTTGTAGCGTTGATGACATTTGGTAACTACGTTCTGTTCAATCTTTTGGTCGCGATTCTGGTGGAAGGCTTTTCTTCCgaggtatattattatatttctcatttattttttcacccagCAATTGtatcaagaaaattttatcacctaCTTATTTTTCATGCATTCCAGAGAAATGAACGGCGGGAGAGAGAACAACGAGAAATGGCACGGCTGGCTGCAAAGGAAGCTGGAATCAGCAGTGACGGAGATTCATCGAGGGTTTCTCAATCACATTCAGTATCTGACAGTGATACCTACACACAGGTGAACAGCATCACATGTATCATAATTATCAGATCGAAGCTATTCATAATTGTTTCCACagttttcacaaattcatcacttttttttaaaggaTCAAAAGAACTCTTGGCAAAGTGTAgaggaattacgaaaaaacaaagacaaCTGCAGCAAGGACAAGCAGAATACGATATGGAGACATCCGATAAATGAGCCTAAATGTAATATccaaaaagaaagtaaaatgatgggcATACAGCCGCCTGTAATTACCCATACAGCTGCTACTCCTCAAGACTCTCCTAATACAACGCTAGATACTGGATACAGAGAGTTTAATTGCCGCTCCACGAATCCAAGTCTTTCAATTGAATCAATCGATCGATCTGCTGTATGTATTGTTTATATTCGTATATCGTTCATGGTATAACTTTGAGAAACTGGAAAATTTCGATGACTTTACGATTGATGATGACCTGAGCATTCATCGTGGCTTTCTATTCACAGAGTCAATGCAGCATACCTGGCTTACTTAAGCCAATGGATAACAAATTTGCTACTAACAATCTGGCTCCAAATCAACTTTCAAGGCGGATCAGTCTTGTGGCCGTTATTAATCCGTCGCCGACTCGGGATTCGAATCCAAGGTACgaatagtttgaaaaaattggtgTCTTATCATATTAGTTACACTCATTTCAATGGCCAATTCATAAAATCTTTGGTGGAGTGTGATAAGTCGCATTGTAACTAACAGGCACATAATAATATTGTCATAAATTGTGCTAATCACTAATTATAGCAATCAACGAATACAAAGAGGGTATTCTTGGCGATTGTCTCGACCATCCCTGAGACGTAAGAAAAGTCAGTGCGACGACGATAGTCGACAGACTATTGTTCTTAATAACGGACGTAACACCATGCGATCAAATTCTATGTGAGTATCTTACTGCATGTTCAGTGTTACTTTTTTTGATATACAAATTCGTCACTTTTAAATTGCTTAATCAGTTTTGCGGTATAGTTCAGTTGAATTATGATCAGGTCTATTTGAGTATAATCGTTTTTCTGTTGTAGAAATTATGGAGACTATACTAATTGCAATGGAGGCTACCTTTATGGGTCGATAAGAAATGATACGCACTGCGATACACCAAACAATCGGAACCATATTGCTAACAATCGCAGTATTAGTCCAAATAATTCTACCAAAAGTCGTAGCTCTTCGATTGCGCATTATACAACTTCAAATGTAAGACAGTCTTAACTTTGGTTCATTTTGTTTGTTACCTACTGTTCAATTCATTGCGCTGTAATACTATATCTTCTAATTCCAGATGAGGTGGATTGGCGATTTATCTCGCCAGAATTCATTGAGCAGTTATGACCAGATGCATGTTCAGAAAACGCCGTTAGATGAAAATGCATTAAATTCAGCTGCTAGAACCATAAACAATTTATCCATCGAAGCTAGACCTTTACCACAGATCAAGCAACTTTCCGAAGAAATGGACTCTCAACTCGACGAACAAGCTGCACAATCTAATGGCAATGGCAGCATATCTAgtgttgagaaaataaaaaaaatattcatgttcTTTGAACCGAAGGGATGTCTGAAAGAAAGAGACGATTTCTCTTTATATCTTTTCGCACCACATAATAGGTATTCAAAGTTTCAGTCtggacttgaaaaaaattgtttaacacTAGTGGATCAGTTGACAAGCTCAGAATTACGTTACATAATTTACCATGTCATACTCCATAGGTTTCGAGAGCTCTGCCACTGGTTTGTAGGACAGAAATGGTTCGATAACATGGTCCTCCTTTTCATAGGATTAAATTGTATAACATTAGCAATGGAAAGACCAAATATACCTCCCAACAGTGGCGAGCGGATCTTTTTATCTTCGGCCAATTACGTTTTTACAGCTGTCTTTGCAGCAGAGATGTTTGTGAAGGTAAGTTAATGTAAAAACCGTCGGCTTAACATAACTATGACGTTACGCGCCATGTCATTTTACAAATAATcttgaattatatttataaattttatggATTTCTAGGTCGTAGCATCTGGTATGCTGTATGGATATGATGCTTACTTCACATCGGGCTGGAATATCATGGATGGTTCACTGGTTATAATATCCATAGTAGATCTACTAATGTCTTTGATATCTGAAAGCAGTCCGAAGATCTTTGGCATTTTGAGGGTGGGTAAATCATACTTTAAGCTTCGTATTCGGTTGgtttttaatgaattatttatcaagTACTTTCCAAACAATAGGTGATCTACtacttaatattaattaaacgcTATCTGTATTTCAGGTATTTCGATTACTGAGATCCTTGAGGCCCCTCCGAGTAATAAATCGAGCTCCGGGATTAAAATTAGTAGTTCAAACGTTATTATCATCGTTGAGACCTATCGGAAACATCGTGCTAATATGCTGCACGTTCTTCATGATATTTGGTATATTAGGCGTACAACTCTTCAAGGGCGCATTTTACTATTGTGAAGGaccagatttgaaaaatgttcgcAATAAGACAGATTGTCTAGCCGACAAACGAAACCAATGGGTCAATCGTAAATACAATTTTGATGATCTCGGAAAAGCGCTAATGTCACTTTTCGTATTATCTTCCCGTGATGGATGGgttaatataatgtataccGGCCTGGATGCCGTTGGTGTTGATCAACAAGTAAGTGCGGCTTGATTGGTCTATTCATcgttacaaataaataaatgaatggtgTTAGTACAacatggaaatatttttctctaatttcaGCCTGTAGAGAACTTTTCTGAATGGAGGTTACTCTACTTCattgcatttattttattagttGGTTTCTTTGTGCTGAATATGTTCGTTGGGGTAGTCGTTGAGAATTTTCACAGATGTCGGGaggaacaagaaaaagaagagcGTGTTAGGAGAGCTGCGAAGAGAGCTCTTCAAATGGAGAAGAAAAGACGCAGTAAGCACTTTGGGTTTCAAGGtttagtaatttttattttctttcgagaGATATTTATCTTTTGTTAAAATTACTATGGAAGTCCAATAAGTTgctgtttttgattttttcagaaatgCACGAGCCTCCATATTAcacaaattattcaaagtcTCGACTATTCGTTCACAACGTTGTCACTTCAAAGTATTTCGATTTGGCGATAGCAGCTGTAATTGGTCTTAATGTCGTAACTATGGCAATGGAATTCTATATGATGCCCAAAGCTCTGACTTACGccttgaaaatattcaactacTTCTTCACCGCCGTTTTCATCCTCGAATCATTCATGAAACTCTTAGCTCTCGGACTGCACTTGTATTTGAAAGACAAGTAAAGTATCAATTTCTTACATTATCTCGCTAGGTCTTACTGCTTCATGTATTTCAACACGTAATAGgacaaataaaattctatcatCGAATATTGTAGGTGGAATCAGCTGGATGTTGGGATAGTCATACTGTCGATAGTCGGAATAGTTCTTGAAGAAGTGGAGTCCAAAATAATACCGATAAATCCAACTATAATTCGTGTGATGCGAGTACTGCGAATTGCAAGAGGTAAAAAAACCAATCGCTTTTCTCGTAATACGACATTGAAATACGTTGATTATCACTGACGAATTATTGTTTCTTTACAGTTCTGAAACTTCTTAAAATGGCAAAGGGTATCCGTGCCCTCCTGGACACAGTTATGCAAGCATTGCCCCAAGTCGGAAATCTAGgcttactttttttccttctgtttttcatatttgcaGCATTGGGAGTTGAGCTTTTTGGTCGATTAGGTAAAGTGTGAAATCGGAAACATCAAGTCATTTATTCAACTTTCATGTAATCGAGTAATTAACAACTTGCGACGTTTTCCAATAGAATGCAGTGATGACATACCTTGCCAAGGATTGGGCGAACACGCCCACTTCAGCAATTTCGGAATGGCTTTTCTTACTCTCTTCAGGGTAGCAACTGGCGACAATTGGAATGGCATTATGAAAGACACTCTTAGGGATGATTGCGACGATGCAACAGATTGCGTTAAGAATTGTTGCGTCAGCACAATTATTGCACcaatatttttcgttatttttgttCTCATGGCACAGTTCGTTCTTGTAAATGTCGTTGTTGCTGTATTAATGAAGCATTTAGAAGAGAGTCACAAACAGGtatgcaaaattattttacgcCGTTGTGCTCAGCAGtggcaaattttatttcccacAAATTCATTACAGATGGAAGATGAGCTCGATATGGAAACTCAACTAGAAAGAGAATTAGCTGCCGAGCAAGAAGAGCTATTGGACGAGGAAGACATAAACGATGAAAGTTTGAATACCAGGCCAGGGTTATCTAAAGTTCGCTCACTGCCTGCTAATTTCACGTACAACCCGCCCACTGAAAAGGACAGTAATAAAGACGGTGAGAATTTGATTTTACTATAGTTATTTCTGGTAGTCTATCATCAGTTACCAGTACATAATTTGGTTTCTGCTATTACTATTGTATTTGCAGACTTATCGATAACTTTCAATGAACGAAGAGGATCAAGCTGTCGCTCCAACAAACCATTTAAGTATAGAATGAAACGCAGGCAGACGTTCCATACCCATCAGCGAAGTTCACTATTCCCAATCGTGTCTACGCCAATACATTTTGAGGTCGCCGAGGTGATAAAGCCTGCGAGCAATCTCAGCGTCCCACGCATCATATCACAGAATCATATTTTAAACTTTGGTAGCACAAAGTACCTTCATCCACCCGCTGTATCTGATGTGGCTGAAGACAAGTGCTACCTTACAGTTAATAGTGCATCGCACGAATCCTCCCAGAGGAGGCCACCTATCAAATCTAGTTCCGGAGACACAAATGCTCATCTCATACCTAAGTGTTCTAGTTACCTTTTACGTAATAGCGAGCATCTTTCGAAGCACAGAAAATCGAATGATTCGCAATCTTCTCTAGATGCAAGTCTAAGCTGCAAGTTGCCAAATCTGTTAGCACCAAACGCGTATGGTAATAATTTAGTAAAAAATAAGGGAGAAACGGGTACGAAAGAGGAAAAACTGCCTCTGGATCACGATTTGGATGTACAGTCTGTAATAAATGAGAGGAGGCCGTCCAAATTGAAATGTAGTAATGTGAGTGGTAAAGGAGGGTTTGTATCAAAGACCAACAGTTTCAATCACATTTATGCGAGGGAAGAGATCGAGAACAAAGCTGTTTCCAATGTCGAACACGATATTAGGATTTACGTTGACGATACTGATTCACAAAGCAGCGAAAGGGATAAAGTGACGAATGGGGAAGAGGGCAGAGATTGTAGAAAAAGATCGTTAGGAGCAATGTCGAATATTTCTCTGATAAACAAAAGTGATACAGACGTTGTTTCAAGCTCCAAAGAAgatctgaaaaattcacagaCCAATAATAGTCCATAATAGCATTTCGTCGTACCTGCAACTTTTCTGAAACGAATAATTTCTTCTTCCGTTAAGCTTCGGATTACGAAGCTTATTTCTGCAatcgatcaatcaatcaattaatcaatcaatccGAAACCTGAACTAATGTGTCTATTGTGCATTTGTAGGTGAAAAGTATACTAAAATGTTATTGGAAGATTGTTATATCATTTAAAGACAGACAGAATATTCTTTGCTCTGCGAAAGATAAACCTGTTACATTTATTGAAACTCTGTTTTGTTGGTGAAAACGTAAAGGGTGTGagatattatacctacgtattcAGAGCTCTATTAGAGAAtgtatttatgaaaatttcttaGCGATTGAAAAAAGTGTATTATGTGACGATTTAGCAATTACACTTtctttactaagctaattACTGTAAATCAAAgtactttatttattatgaCAGAGTGTTTATTAGATAATTtagtaatatattataatgtCAATTGTAAACTATATACAATCATTAAGTATAAAAGAGATTTTATTGCAATAAACAAAGTTTCTGCATATCTTCTACACTTAATAATTTATGCACTCTCGAACACTGTTGACGTGCAAAACCTAACTGTATCGTTATTGTAATCGCCATTCTTACTGGTGACAATTATCTTTGCAAGGTAATATATCGTTGATAAGCTGCAGGTATTTACCGCCTACCAATAGGCAACCCGGCTCGCACCTCGCGACTCTAGCCTACGAATCCACACCAAGAGAGAGATTTCGTAAATCCCTTGCGGCGGGTCCAGATTGAGGAGGAGAACCAAGGAGAACGCAACAGCAAGCAGTGGTTCAGCGGGAAGTATCCAAGCGTGGATACAGCCAGAAGGACGACGAGTTtaagaccaaaaaaaaaaaagaagaggagaaCAGAAGGGGTCAGTTTATGAAACGAAAGTGCCGCATGCCACGTGAAGGAATTCCTCAATTTGTCTTGTCAGGGGTTTTGTATTATCAAAGGTTACGACGTTGACGCAGGCAAGCGTTTAAAATGAGCGAGCCACCACGAGTAAGTCCATATGTTCGATTAATGTCTGTGtcattttttcgtaaaatacTTGCCGAACAAACGCGTGCCTTCTTATAAATACCTGCTTCTCTAATAATTTTCTATGTGAAAAATCTAAGGTCATCGtgaattttactgaaaatacgaaaaagGCTCGATTTATCAGTTATTTTTGAAGGGTGAAAACTCAGAAACGTGCATTCATTCCATTGTTTTTAATCAGAGTTCTTTTGTTTCAAGGGAATACAGCCAGGGAACGGCGTAGAGGAGTACCTGTTCGACCCACGTCTCCTGGAAAGGATCGTAGACATCAAAGATGGGATTTGGGTTAGACCTTTGTCGATTGAAGATTACGATAAAGGTATCAATTGAGTCTCTCAAATTGCATCAATTATTCAGGATTCTTTTATgctgaaaattgattgaaataaaagatGAATTATCCTGTTGATAAATTACAGGATTCATTCAAGTCTTGGGACAACTCACAAAAGTGGGAGACATGAGTAAAGAGCAATTTTCTGGTACGGTTTACATTCTTATCTTTTCAATACTAGTATAGTAAATATCAAATCGTTGGTGTAATTCATGAAAACTTTATTCTAATCAACGTAAACTGATACGTTTCAGCAGTTTTTTACGCAATTGCAAAGCTTCacgattataatattttatcaacagAAAGATTCAGGAAGATGAAAGCATCTGGCGATTACTACGTCATTGTGGCAGAGGATAAAAATGTTGGGGAGGTCATAGCTTCTGCGACACTTCTAACGGAGCAAAAGTTCATCCACAACTGTGCACTGGTAGGTGTATGATTTACATATCCCTGACATTTTagttcttgaaatttttcaaacgattgtgtaacattttttcgcaattcatATTTGATGAAGTAactagaaatttcaaatgtttcaGAGGGGGCGACTGGAAGATGTGGTTGTGAATGATAAATACAGAGGTAAATCCTTGGGCCAGTTGATGGTGAGGACGGTTAGCCTGCTTGCCCAACGACTGCGGTGTTACAAGCTATCCTTGGACTGTAAGGATACCATTGTGAAATTCTATGAAAGATTGGGTTTCATCAAAGAACCAGCTAATGGAAACCATCTCAACGCCCGATTCGACTACGAAAGCCCAACTAGCAACTTATGAGATTAGCTATACTTATAAACTATAATGTATATTTCCCTGCCTAGTTATGATAGATAGAGTTCGTGCGAATATATTCTAAATTACCGAAGGTCAATATGTCCATTAATTGGGCAGAAACGAAGAAAGttaattgtatatatgtatataatgcaTTTAACGAttccaaataatttttcatcaatatttcAACTTTACAGTTTGCCATTATtattaaatcaatttttaactgtATTTATCGACACTCTACTAAATGCCCTATCGTTAATTCCAGACTTGATCCGGCTGGTTGAATGATGTAATGCATGTGGCCAGCTGCTGCGTACCTAGCCTGATCCTAAcataacctaacctaacctaatctgACTCGAAGCTGGCTGTCATTCGGCGAGTGTCCATCCTTCCCAATTCTACTTCCAATAAAGGTTTTATTTCCAACtagatattattattcgctATTTTGCGCAATGGATGTTGATAGCTGAATTTCTTAGCGTTGTGTCAAGTGCATGTATCACttgtacataaattttttaatttaccaTTCATCGTTTGTAAAGTCATTGCAAAGTAATTAGCATTGAAGGATGAAATCGTCTTATTACAGATTGCGATTCAAAATTAATGAGTTGTACATAAAAGAGGAGGTgtcgtcaaaaaaaaaattatgaagtGTTGAAATGGCCACTGCATGCAGGAATATACTAAGGGGACATTCAATCAAGAACTTGAATCGTTACAGCCAAGTTTTAGTCGCTAAATATGGTCATCTGAGCGAGAATCCAACGGCTGGAATTATCAGTAATGagaatattttgtaaacttgTTACATATTGGCTGCGATAGTTTCTTGCCATGGAATTTTAAACTGAACTTGGTGTCTTTACAGTTATCGGAGATGAGATATTGAAAGCCCAAGTCAAAGACACCAACTCCAATTACATATGTAGGCTATTGTATAACTGTGGAgttaaagtgaaaaaagttaGTAGCAAAGGacagttttattcaatacTTATTTAAAGATTCGTTTAGTCAAGGACAGTGTTCTTCGTTCAGATTTCAGTAGTTAGTGACGAGGTTGACCGCATTGCAGAGGAGATGGTTAATTTTTCCGAGAAATACACGTACGTTATAACGTCTGGCGGAATTGGGCCGACACACGACGATGTTACCTTTGAAGGTAATAACAGTAAACCATAATGGTACAGCTATGCAATTGAATCTTTACAGGGATTACATTTCATCCCATTTTTGCAGCACTTGCAAAGGCGTTCAACGACTCGCTGCACCATCATCCGAAACTTGTCGAAGTTGTGAAAACGTTTTCTTCCTCCCAAGACATCTCTTCTCCTGGGTATAAACTGGCTTATGTAAGTCCCTACAATTCACTTGTTTATTCAGTTCCTAACGTCTGCAAAATAAATAAGCAATTTGATCTTCTCCAATAGATACCTATGTCCGCCTCACTGACGTTTGGTAAAAGTCAAGAAACTGGTGAAAGATTGTTTTACCCATGTGTCAGCGTAAAAAATGTACATGTTTTTCCTGGCTCCCCAATTTTCTTGCATAAATCGTTTGGGAACGTGTATAAGGTAGTTTTCTGAAGCACAAAATCAATCGGCGTGTTCTCCAAACTGAAGAtatgattttaatttcatagGAATTATTCGCGACTGGTAGAAATTTCGTTACCAAGGAAATATACCTTGGAGTTAGGGAAGAGCTGTTTGCCGATGCCTTGTCTGCCGTCTCCAAAGAATTTTCCAATGTCACATTTGGCTCTTACCCAACCTCAAATCACAGGTACATTTAATATGTGTTGTTATTGATTTACTTATGAAATGGCTTGATCTCAGTTATCCTAATTTCCAACTACAATTGCGTCACAATTTGTGTTTAAGTATGTAAAACTAATGGGGTGAAAAACGTATTCAGCTACTATCATGCACGGGTTACTGTGGAGAGCAGCAGCGAAGATGATACCAATAAAGCAGTGGCAAGGTTCAGAGATTTGGCCCCTGAGAATGCAATCGTGAATTATGACAATGATCCGTTGACAGATGctctacgaaaattcaaggcATTCGTCGCTGTCGACAAGCAAGGTCCAATCTACGAAGCGACCTTAACAACTCTCAAGTAACATCTTTTACATTTGCATCTTGATAAAATGTTGGGTATACATGttgatgttattttttcaGGGAAATATACAGCAATCCCTCAAATGTAGCTGTCTGCTTTGATGGCAGCATAGAAAGCACGGTGTTGCTCCATCTCGTACACGTCAATAATCTACTCGGAGCAAAGGCCAAGCTTCAGGCTGTTCATTTGAAACTCGAAAATCCCGTCGCGGATGTTGACGAATTCATTAAAGAGACCGTAGTCAGGTATGTGATTAGCAAACAAGAAAAGTATTTTATACTTTCCCAGTAAATTCTTTTGAGAAAAGTCAGTCCAATAATCCCCTGAACAACGTCTGTTAAAGGTATGATGTTAATTTACATCATTTGGATGGCTCTGCAAAGGCAGCTATTGAAAACCTTGCTGTACTAAGGCCAGAAATCGAAACTCTGTTGCTCGGCCTGAAAGGAGACAAGCTCGAAGGAGGGCTGTGGCACGAATTTGCTAAAAGTGGAAGTATCGGTCAGATTCGCTTGATCTCCCCACTGACAAAGTGGAGCTATAAAGACGTGTGGAATTTCGCTCGATCTCTGAGTTTGCCTTACTGCAAACTTTATGACAGAGGGTAATCCAGCCTTGCAATTTACGTATAGTTTCGTTGTCACGAGTTACAAGCACGCAAGAGTAGCACGACTATAATCAGcgtgaattattataatctgATAAGATCTGGCTCCTGATCATAGATACACATCGCTGGGTAGTCAGACGGACACAGAACCAAACCCGAATTTGTTGAAAGGGAAGATTGGGAAACAGATGGTGTATCATCCCGCTCACATGCTGGCAGACGTGAAGTTGGAAAGAGCCGGTAGGATCCCGCAAGATCACCCCGAATTGTAAAGGATCTGATGCATGTTTCCggacattttttgtttaaagtcagtgtttcattttttagtccgatatatttattattataacatgTGGTATTTATTCCAAGACGCCTGCCGCGTTGTGTCACTGCAGAGTACTTGCAAGTGGAAAACCTACATGTACGCGTatttaaatttgattaataacgaaaataaaaaacaaacacttTTTTAATGTTTCCAGCTTTGGATTCCGAGTTTCATGAGATCCCCAGTCATGTGTACGATGCTTGGCAGTGGTTAAAATAAGAATGACATCACGGAAAAGTAAGTTCCGTTTCGTTCGTTCTTTGCCCGCGAATCATACAGAGTGCACTTTTGTCTCAAAGAGTTTACTTTAGTGGGATGGGCGCTACCATGGTAACAGTCTAAATGACGTATCGATTCCTCAACTTCAAATTCCGTTTCTCTCTACGACCTTCTTCCTCTCCAAGTACCTTTTTCATCCTACACCGCTTCTCATCACATATTCATAACGCTAACTTTTCAAGCACTGATTCTTTTACCGTTCACGTAAGCTAAATACTGAAGAACAGTGTATTTCCTCATACGTTACGTcttgtttgaaatgaaaattagattaTGAAATCGCATAAAACAATGCCACGATCCGCGGAGACGCGCGTATGTGTTAATAAACGAAATTTGCTCAACGTTTTCTACACATTGTACCAAATTGGAATTGCCATGTCGTATAAGCGAAACGGTATCATGAATACGTGATTTGAACGGATAAAGGTCGTGGAGAAGGGTAGTTTCgcaattatatgtatatctgaGCCGAGTGCTTTCGAGTAAGAATTGCAAACGTGAATCGTATCAAAGTTTTTATcaggaaaagttttttcttcaaaatttcatttcgttgaAGTATTTTCACTTCCCCTCTTTCCACTGTTCCTACTCTTTAAAACTTTGAATGAGACTGCGGGTGGCGTTGGGTTGGGGAAAGCAACCTTCTACCGCCCTATACTGCCATCCGACCGGGAATTTCGCGAGAGActatttttcatgttttcttTACCCATCTCTCTTCGTGTGACAGGCCATTTCTTGAGAAATATACGTAACAATAATGCTTAgaaatggatttttttttaatacgaatACTACATCAGGTGGAAAGTGTTCCTGACAACTGCGACAGATTGTTTTCGCAGTAGATAATTCCTCCAAAGCGCGATTATGATATACGTTGGTGGATTCGCGAtgttgaatttattcattgcGATTATGTAGTTTTTTAGCTTTGCAGTCATTTGAAAATCATAAACGAAGAATGTAAGTCCGAAGAAGTTGgggaatgaaaatatgtaattatttcGATAACTCATATTTTTCGGCTGCGCATTACGATATTCTTTAAGTTTTCATCAATTACGTAA
It encodes the following:
- the LOC124303801 gene encoding voltage-dependent T-type calcium channel subunit alpha-1G-like isoform X3; the encoded protein is MSVHHYPQGYRYRSAAKGSCVNESVGQDNSDSDVAELSDLEDGEDEDEDEDDEDDEDDEDEDGEDEDDEGNNLPYPGFAPIALRYLDQTTRPRNWCLALITNPWFERISMMVILLNCITLGMYQPCVDDECVTNRCKILQMFDDIIFAFFSLEMTIKIVAMGIYGKGTYLADSWNRLDFFIVAAGALEYCLNVENMSLSAIRTIRVLRPLRAINRIPSMRILVMLLLDTLPMLGNVLLLCFFVFFIFGIVGVQLWEGILRQRCFLRALPNVKYPDNLSKYFEYQDQDYICSRPDESGMHSCSNLPPHKIGDLICNNTALPNSNITFISNDSCVNWNFYYTECKGQGNNPFQGTISFDNIGLAWVAIFLVISLEGWTDIMYYVQDAHSFWDWIYFVLLIVIGSFFMINLCLVVIATQFSETKKRELERMRLERARFHSTSTLASSINTSEPTTCYAEIVKYIAHLWRRSKRRLMKKYRLYLYTRQQKREQKLLREQSPSLSRTVAIQMNRSSDKRQHHRRCPYHRPLAEDEEQNGGELAVTSSVRVVLDQSGSLMLAPHASPETSEVEISAIPCHPSLHHPPLSLSTPGDSNIVPTETHNTLASPILPNFRRRSSVMFNDVVLLHGGSANTLPGSTAVGERNICSSEKMTQTGDGNVWSTPQSTLQIQTDLEQNEAMTCQELLALSGALSAALPTGQLALDSFLNSLTKGISDRRIVLTDPTQWLNPDADNCSCCEVQNDQPWAEDNDKWQKSQTRKVIKATGSCCVCVIRCIQRWVKKLVVNKYFQQGILVAILINTLSMGIEYHNQPEELTIIVEISNIVFSAVFAVEMLLKMIAEGPFGYISNGFNVFDGVVVVLSVIELCQTYYGEREGNSGLSVLRTFRLLRILKLVRFLPNLRRQLFVMLRTMDNVAIFFSLLILFIFIFSILGMNLFGCKFCETMKGTTEVECDRKNFDSLLWAIVTVFQILTQEDWNVVLFNGMQKTSHWAALYFVALMTFGNYVLFNLLVAILVEGFSSERNERREREQREMARLAAKEAGISSDGDSSRVSQSHSVSDSDTYTQDQKNSWQSVEELRKNKDNCSKDKQNTIWRHPINEPKCNIQKESKMMGIQPPVITHTAATPQDSPNTTLDTGYREFNCRSTNPSLSIESIDRSASQCSIPGLLKPMDNKFATNNLAPNQLSRRISLVAVINPSPTRDSNPSNQRIQRGYSWRLSRPSLRRKKSQCDDDSRQTIVLNNGRNTMRSNSINYGDYTNCNGGYLYGSIRNDTHCDTPNNRNHIANNRSISPNNSTKSRSSSIAHYTTSNMRWIGDLSRQNSLSSYDQMHVQKTPLDENALNSAARTINNLSIEARPLPQIKQLSEEMDSQLDEQAAQSNGNGSISSVEKIKKIFMFFEPKGCLKERDDFSLYLFAPHNRFRELCHWFVGQKWFDNMVLLFIGLNCITLAMERPNIPPNSGERIFLSSANYVFTAVFAAEMFVKVVASGMLYGYDAYFTSGWNIMDGSLVIISIVDLLMSLISESSPKIFGILRVFRLLRSLRPLRVINRAPGLKLVVQTLLSSLRPIGNIVLICCTFFMIFGILGVQLFKGAFYYCEGPDLKNVRNKTDCLADKRNQWVNRKYNFDDLGKALMSLFVLSSRDGWVNIMYTGLDAVGVDQQPVENFSEWRLLYFIAFILLVGFFVLNMFVGVVVENFHRCREEQEKEERVRRAAKRALQMEKKRRSKHFGFQEMHEPPYYTNYSKSRLFVHNVVTSKYFDLAIAAVIGLNVVTMAMEFYMMPKALTYALKIFNYFFTAVFILESFMKLLALGLHLYLKDKWNQLDVGIVILSIVGIVLEEVESKIIPINPTIIRVMRVLRIARVLKLLKMAKGIRALLDTVMQALPQVGNLGLLFFLLFFIFAALGVELFGRLECSDDIPCQGLGEHAHFSNFGMAFLTLFRVATGDNWNGIMKDTLRDDCDDATDCVKNCCVSTIIAPIFFVIFVLMAQFVLVNVVVAVLMKHLEESHKQMEDELDMETQLERELAAEQEELLDEEDINDESLNTRPGLSKVRSLPANFTYNPPTEKDSNKDDLSITFNERRGSSCRSNKPFKYRMKRRQTFHTHQRSSLFPIVSTPIHFEVAEVIKPASNLSVPRIISQNHILNFGSTKYLHPPAVSDVAEDKCYLTVNSASHESSQRRPPIKSSSGDTNAHLIPKCSSYLLRNSEHLSKHRKSNDSQSSLDASLSCKLPNLLAPNAYGNNLVKNKGETGTKEEKLPLDHDLDVQSVINERRPSKLKCSNVSGKGGFVSKTNSFNHIYAREEIENKAVSNVEHDIRIYVDDTDSQSSERDKVTNGEEGRDCRKRSLGAMSNISLINKSDTDVVSSSKEDLKNSQTNNSP